One Methylophilus sp. TWE2 DNA segment encodes these proteins:
- a CDS encoding efflux RND transporter permease subunit — protein sequence MLNWILDAALKYKLLVILAFVVVVFFGVKAWQEVPLDAFPDVTPVQVNVYTESPGLASEDVEKLITFPVESSLAGLKGIEEIRSVSLFGLSYISVYFSDTTDIQQARFLVGEKLADARSRMPAGYGEPTLGPNTSGLGQVLWYTLKSDKQSTMDLRTLHDWNVRMVMRTVPGVDDITSWGGNEKQFQVQIDPQKLFKYGLTFSEVIDRLVANNHQVGGQYVNIGQEQFLVRGLGLVKNSRDIQRIVVSENQGTPVYVENIAKVVEGAGPRFGAVTQDGKEVVMGMVLARIGENAQQVVDAAKEKLELVKATLPKGVTLETVYDRTAIIDKAIRMADRAMIEGALLVIAVLFMLLGEVRSALVVVVAIPMGRLIAFIFMEKYGISANLMSLGGLIIGLGMTIDGPLVLVENCFRRLAHFAGQKVDRSKIVLDASREVINPITFGVLIITVVFLPIFSLTGLEGKLFKPLAINMTFAMIGSMILTLTLIPVLCSLALKPKEERDPWLIRLIKPKYVSLLKWCLAHKKLVVGSTGIAFIAALAMFPFLGKEFMPNLQEQDILFRVTGIPSTSLEQSISVSDRVAKSLKKMPQVQSSLAMIGRAEKGETADVNYMEVLVHLKPADSWPQEITYGDLAQQLQEQVEKDVPEAVISASQPIQSRVEELISGVRATLSAKVYGEDLATIDRIANQVRAVVSKVNGVTDLALEANIGKPQLIINVDREAIARYGINADDILQVVQSGIGGKPVSTLIDGVKRFAIQVWLQPEYRSDIRAINDIPISTSQGALIPLSQVASVDIEEGYSFVRREQLQRYAVIQMDVQGRDIDGFVKEAQAAIEQQVKLPSGYWIQWGGAFENQQRAMTKLAIIVPLTIGLIFVLLYTAFHSLRYAGLIIANVPFAAIGGIFSLAIAGQYLSVPAAIGFIAVFGVAMLNGIVLVEFINGLREEGKSVDEAVLEGTTLRLRPVMMTAMVEIFGLIPFLLATGVGSEILRPLAVVVIGGLLTATALTLVFLPVAYDWMETRRELNEAKNPN from the coding sequence ATGTTGAATTGGATATTAGATGCTGCCCTCAAATACAAGCTTCTTGTCATTCTTGCCTTTGTTGTCGTGGTTTTTTTCGGTGTCAAAGCATGGCAGGAAGTCCCTCTAGATGCTTTCCCAGACGTGACTCCTGTGCAGGTAAACGTGTACACGGAGTCTCCTGGACTTGCTTCTGAAGATGTTGAAAAGCTAATTACTTTTCCAGTCGAGAGTTCTTTGGCTGGCCTGAAAGGTATTGAGGAGATTCGGTCAGTTTCATTGTTTGGTTTGTCTTATATCAGTGTTTATTTTTCTGATACTACTGACATACAACAGGCTCGCTTTTTGGTGGGTGAAAAGCTAGCTGATGCTCGCTCCAGAATGCCGGCAGGCTATGGCGAACCAACACTTGGCCCTAACACATCAGGTTTAGGTCAGGTACTTTGGTATACCTTGAAGTCCGATAAGCAAAGCACTATGGATCTTCGCACATTGCATGACTGGAATGTGCGTATGGTGATGCGTACCGTACCCGGAGTCGATGACATCACATCCTGGGGAGGCAACGAGAAACAATTTCAGGTTCAAATCGACCCTCAAAAGCTATTCAAATATGGCCTGACCTTCTCTGAAGTCATCGACAGATTGGTGGCAAATAACCATCAGGTTGGTGGGCAATACGTCAATATTGGCCAAGAACAGTTCTTGGTGCGTGGCTTAGGGCTGGTTAAAAATAGCCGCGATATTCAACGTATCGTCGTCTCTGAGAACCAGGGTACGCCAGTCTATGTAGAAAACATTGCCAAAGTAGTTGAAGGCGCAGGCCCCCGTTTTGGTGCTGTTACGCAAGATGGCAAGGAAGTTGTGATGGGTATGGTACTTGCCAGGATTGGTGAAAATGCCCAGCAAGTGGTTGATGCTGCCAAAGAGAAGTTGGAGCTGGTGAAAGCCACCTTACCTAAGGGTGTGACACTGGAAACTGTTTATGATCGAACCGCGATCATTGACAAGGCTATACGTATGGCAGACCGCGCCATGATTGAGGGCGCATTGCTAGTCATTGCGGTGCTGTTCATGTTGCTTGGCGAAGTGCGTTCGGCTTTAGTCGTCGTTGTAGCAATCCCAATGGGCCGTCTGATCGCTTTTATCTTCATGGAGAAATATGGCATCTCAGCTAATCTGATGTCATTGGGTGGTTTGATTATTGGCCTAGGTATGACCATTGATGGCCCACTGGTTCTTGTTGAGAACTGCTTCCGTCGTTTGGCTCACTTCGCTGGTCAAAAGGTAGATAGATCCAAAATCGTACTCGATGCTTCACGAGAGGTGATCAATCCAATCACTTTTGGTGTGTTGATCATCACAGTGGTTTTCCTGCCTATCTTCTCCCTGACGGGGCTGGAAGGGAAGCTATTTAAGCCCTTGGCCATCAACATGACTTTTGCCATGATTGGCTCAATGATCCTGACGCTGACACTTATTCCGGTGTTGTGTTCTTTGGCGTTGAAGCCAAAGGAAGAGAGAGATCCATGGCTGATTCGCTTAATCAAGCCTAAGTATGTATCTCTGCTGAAGTGGTGCTTGGCACATAAGAAGCTAGTCGTAGGCTCTACGGGTATTGCCTTCATTGCCGCCTTAGCGATGTTTCCATTCCTGGGCAAAGAGTTTATGCCCAACCTGCAGGAACAGGACATTCTCTTTAGGGTGACAGGCATCCCTTCTACCTCACTTGAGCAATCTATTTCAGTCTCTGATCGTGTGGCGAAGAGCCTCAAAAAAATGCCCCAAGTGCAAAGCAGCCTGGCAATGATTGGTCGTGCAGAAAAGGGTGAAACCGCTGACGTGAACTACATGGAAGTACTAGTGCATTTAAAACCAGCAGACTCATGGCCTCAAGAAATTACCTATGGCGACCTCGCGCAGCAGCTCCAGGAGCAAGTTGAAAAAGATGTCCCTGAGGCTGTTATTTCGGCTTCTCAACCTATCCAGTCTCGGGTTGAAGAATTGATCTCGGGCGTCAGGGCAACTTTGTCTGCAAAAGTCTATGGTGAAGATCTTGCAACCATTGATCGTATCGCTAATCAGGTAAGAGCTGTGGTCTCCAAAGTTAATGGAGTTACAGATCTGGCGTTGGAAGCCAACATAGGAAAACCGCAACTCATTATCAATGTGGATCGTGAAGCGATCGCCCGTTATGGCATTAATGCTGATGATATCTTACAAGTTGTGCAATCAGGCATTGGTGGCAAGCCCGTCTCTACGCTGATTGACGGTGTGAAGCGATTTGCCATCCAAGTTTGGTTACAACCGGAGTACCGCAGTGATATTCGAGCAATTAACGATATCCCCATTTCAACATCTCAGGGTGCGTTGATTCCGTTGTCTCAAGTTGCTAGCGTTGATATTGAAGAGGGTTATTCATTTGTCAGACGTGAGCAATTGCAACGTTACGCAGTGATTCAAATGGACGTGCAAGGCCGGGACATTGATGGCTTTGTTAAAGAGGCCCAAGCCGCGATTGAGCAGCAAGTAAAACTTCCAAGTGGTTATTGGATTCAATGGGGTGGCGCATTTGAGAACCAGCAACGAGCCATGACTAAGCTGGCAATCATTGTACCGCTTACCATTGGTCTGATATTCGTTCTTCTCTACACAGCCTTCCATTCACTACGTTATGCCGGACTGATTATTGCCAATGTGCCTTTCGCAGCAATCGGCGGCATTTTCTCTCTGGCAATTGCCGGCCAGTACCTCTCGGTGCCTGCGGCGATTGGCTTTATCGCAGTGTTCGGGGTGGCCATGTTGAACGGTATTGTCTTAGTGGAGTTTATCAATGGCTTACGCGAAGAAGGCAAGTCCGTAGATGAGGCTGTACTGGAAGGTACCACTCTCCGATTAAGGCCTGTGATGATGACGGCCATGGTAGAGATCTTTGGTTTGATCCCGTTCTTACTTGCAACCGGTGTCGGTTCAGAAATCCTTAGACCACTTGCTGTCGTGGTTATTGGAGGCCTTCTCACGGCTACGGCACTTACCTTGGTTTTCCTGCCGGTTGCGTACGACTGGATGGAAACAAGGAGGGAGCTCAACGAAGCTAAAAACCCAAATTGA
- a CDS encoding efflux RND transporter periplasmic adaptor subunit — protein sequence MLKFFRNLYVIALAFSVIIFLMILSGCSSENNQPQEPKTETSSIPAETKADEDLIKLSPAEIQKSGVTIAKVTKQPIQDQLSFTANILANQNKLAHVTPRIEGKLSKVIANLGDHVKTSQTLAEIDSVPMGEARAQFRSSKTDLTLAQANFDRISKLYEDKVVPQKQFIESQSALERAKSALYADSERLRMYGGLDQQSGSTYLLKAPFNGIVIEKNAVIGELANPADTIFTIADMSTVWIDADVPERDLQYLEVGKTASVTVTAYPDEVFTGKVSYLSSVVDKTTRTVKARIELPNTEQKLRIDMFAKVVLNHSGTKDVLVVPNTSVVMVQGIPNVYVSEDGGFKARAVELGARYNEYVEIKTGLTEDESIVQTGVYALKARQLKSQISDEH from the coding sequence ATGCTAAAGTTCTTCAGAAATTTATACGTGATTGCACTGGCATTTTCAGTCATCATTTTTCTCATGATTTTAAGCGGGTGCAGTTCTGAGAACAACCAGCCTCAAGAGCCGAAAACAGAAACCTCAAGTATCCCAGCGGAGACAAAAGCTGATGAGGATTTAATTAAATTAAGTCCTGCCGAGATACAGAAAAGTGGTGTCACTATCGCCAAAGTGACCAAGCAACCCATACAGGATCAGCTCAGTTTTACAGCGAACATTTTGGCCAATCAAAATAAACTGGCTCATGTCACGCCTCGTATTGAAGGGAAGCTGTCCAAAGTGATCGCCAATCTTGGAGACCATGTAAAAACAAGCCAAACCCTAGCTGAGATTGACAGTGTTCCGATGGGGGAGGCTCGTGCACAATTCAGAAGCTCTAAGACCGATCTAACGCTAGCTCAGGCGAACTTTGATCGTATATCCAAGCTGTATGAAGACAAGGTTGTGCCACAAAAGCAATTCATTGAATCTCAGTCTGCACTGGAGCGCGCTAAATCAGCGCTCTACGCAGACTCTGAAAGATTAAGAATGTATGGCGGTCTGGATCAGCAGAGTGGATCTACCTACCTATTGAAAGCACCATTCAACGGCATCGTGATAGAGAAAAATGCAGTGATTGGTGAATTAGCCAATCCAGCAGATACCATTTTCACCATCGCGGACATGTCAACGGTGTGGATTGATGCCGATGTTCCAGAAAGGGATTTGCAATATCTGGAAGTCGGTAAAACAGCCAGTGTGACTGTGACCGCTTATCCCGATGAGGTATTTACCGGGAAAGTGAGCTACCTATCTAGTGTGGTGGATAAAACCACCCGTACGGTCAAGGCGCGTATCGAACTGCCTAATACAGAGCAAAAGCTTCGCATCGACATGTTTGCCAAGGTCGTTCTGAATCATTCTGGTACGAAGGATGTTCTAGTTGTACCTAATACATCTGTCGTGATGGTACAAGGTATCCCTAATGTCTACGTGAGCGAAGATGGCGGATTTAAAGCAAGAGCTGTAGAACTAGGTGCCCGATATAACGAGTATGTCGAAATCAAAACTGGATTAACTGAAGATGAAAGCATCGTTCAGACAGGCGTATATGCTCTAAAAGCTCGACAACTCAAATCACAAATCAGTGATGAGCACTAG
- a CDS encoding TolC family protein, with amino-acid sequence MFESSIRRWLLLSIAFFIAPAIQAEPLTLDAAWNIAAQNNPDLKRLIANQSIPAGEFQDASGPLYYNPTVNLEARTRRIAQTGASDPYRGEYGIGVSQTFEIAGQQGFRRQAAEESKTAISQDIAEEYRVLHAQLEEQFITVLAVQKRIEVEKRILKLIEQNTSLSRKRVSAGEDSLLDGNLAIVDAERARNQLISLNEQLLRARTQLAATLQLNANDFPEVTGQLTPNQTQYTLQDLFNKLDSRPGIQALTSKEASARSRLELQKSMRYPDLTVSLINTTEASLAGSDNISSIGVSLPLPIFRRNAAGVGRAAAELTQSEINRTSGTRNAKATIEAAWLRRENIKDRVRRLDSEVYPRLEENLILSKKAFENGEIGLPQLLIVQRQVVDAQRDIIDAQKELRLVQIELEYISGWLSPIAATDQN; translated from the coding sequence GTGTTTGAATCATCTATTAGAAGATGGCTATTACTTTCAATAGCTTTCTTCATAGCTCCAGCTATACAAGCTGAACCATTAACATTGGATGCAGCTTGGAATATTGCTGCCCAGAATAACCCTGATCTGAAACGCTTGATCGCCAACCAGAGTATTCCGGCTGGCGAATTCCAGGATGCATCAGGTCCACTTTATTACAACCCAACAGTCAACCTTGAGGCGAGAACACGTCGTATTGCTCAAACTGGCGCATCAGACCCATATCGAGGTGAATATGGCATAGGCGTTTCTCAAACCTTTGAGATTGCCGGACAGCAAGGCTTCCGTAGGCAAGCAGCTGAGGAAAGCAAAACGGCAATTAGCCAGGACATTGCTGAAGAGTACCGTGTCCTGCATGCACAGTTGGAAGAGCAGTTTATTACTGTGCTCGCAGTACAAAAGCGTATCGAAGTTGAAAAGCGCATTCTCAAGCTCATAGAGCAAAACACCTCCCTGTCTCGCAAGCGGGTAAGTGCCGGCGAAGATAGTTTGCTTGATGGTAATCTAGCCATCGTTGATGCTGAACGCGCAAGAAATCAGCTGATCTCTTTAAATGAACAACTACTGCGTGCCAGAACCCAACTAGCTGCCACACTACAACTCAATGCCAACGACTTTCCAGAGGTCACGGGGCAATTAACTCCAAATCAGACGCAATATACATTGCAGGATCTTTTCAACAAATTAGACTCCCGCCCAGGCATTCAGGCACTAACCAGTAAAGAAGCTTCTGCACGCTCACGCTTGGAGCTGCAAAAAAGCATGCGCTATCCAGATTTAACGGTGAGTCTGATCAATACCACCGAAGCCAGTTTGGCAGGTAGCGACAATATCTCATCCATCGGCGTTTCTTTGCCATTGCCTATCTTCCGCCGAAATGCTGCGGGTGTAGGTCGTGCGGCCGCTGAGCTTACCCAATCAGAAATCAACCGCACCTCTGGTACTCGCAATGCAAAAGCGACTATAGAGGCCGCATGGTTACGTCGTGAAAATATCAAAGACCGTGTAAGACGGTTAGATAGCGAGGTATATCCGAGGTTGGAAGAAAACCTGATACTTTCCAAGAAAGCCTTTGAAAACGGAGAAATCGGCTTACCTCAGTTATTGATTGTGCAAAGGCAGGTTGTGGATGCGCAGCGAGACATCATTGATGCTCAGAAAGAACTGCGCCTCGTGCAGATCGAATTGGAATATATCTCTGGCTGGCTATCCCCTATAGCTGCAACTGATCAAAACTAG
- a CDS encoding phosphoethanolamine transferase — protein MTMLSSTFKTGIAKYFSVPETQTKWILAISLFIMVTGNLSLCQNLLKTYPVSFHNLPFLASLITFFFATIAIVFQILCIGRTTAKWILAILLIVASINAYFMDSFGVVIDHTMMDNVAQTDFKEMQGLISIELLLRLVLLGCIPAYLVIKFFPKGLAFKQEVKGRLKAISVLVLTAIVVVAPFTAGYASFIREHKIVRFYANPTYSIYSAYNYLNQEAKVYEARNTVLKTIAGDAVKTSTTGNKRKLMIMVVGETARFDRFSLNGYQRITNPNLANANVISFDNVSSCGTSTSVSVPCMFSSLGKKNYDKQAALKQENAIDVLARNGVDVLWRDNNSDSKGVALRVKYQNFQSTTLNPVCDPECRDIGMLDGLDKHIQSKNDKDILIVLHQMGNHGPEYFRRYPAAFEKFSPVCKSKELKDCTKQEIDNSYDNAILYTDYFLSEVIKFLKPYEENYDVGMMYIADHGESLGEYGMYLHAAPVMIAPKEQTKIPLIVWTGNSSAFPENHLRQHKSAVLSHDDVFCSLLVAYDFRSSMCTPYMEAARHLHNSLDHDAVATDNKGVSS, from the coding sequence ATGACGATGCTTTCAAGTACTTTCAAAACAGGGATTGCAAAATACTTTTCTGTACCGGAAACACAAACCAAGTGGATATTGGCAATTTCGTTATTCATTATGGTGACGGGCAACCTTTCCCTTTGCCAAAACTTGCTGAAAACATATCCAGTAAGTTTCCATAACCTACCTTTCCTGGCCTCTCTAATAACTTTCTTTTTTGCGACGATCGCTATCGTCTTTCAGATTCTTTGCATTGGCAGAACAACAGCAAAATGGATATTAGCCATATTGCTGATTGTTGCCTCTATCAACGCGTATTTTATGGATAGTTTTGGTGTGGTCATCGATCACACTATGATGGATAACGTAGCGCAAACTGACTTTAAGGAAATGCAAGGATTAATAAGCATTGAACTCTTGCTTAGGCTAGTTCTATTAGGCTGCATACCAGCCTACTTGGTCATCAAATTCTTTCCCAAAGGGTTGGCCTTCAAACAAGAAGTCAAAGGTCGACTCAAAGCGATTTCTGTTCTTGTGTTAACTGCCATCGTAGTCGTGGCACCATTCACTGCAGGTTATGCTTCGTTCATTAGAGAGCATAAGATTGTAAGGTTTTACGCAAACCCCACTTACTCCATTTACTCCGCTTACAATTACCTGAATCAAGAGGCAAAAGTTTACGAAGCACGTAATACAGTGCTCAAAACGATTGCTGGGGATGCAGTAAAAACCTCAACTACGGGCAATAAACGTAAGTTGATGATTATGGTGGTTGGTGAAACAGCTCGCTTTGACAGATTCTCACTCAACGGTTATCAGCGAATTACCAATCCCAACCTTGCAAACGCCAATGTGATTAGTTTCGATAACGTGTCCTCTTGCGGTACGTCCACAAGTGTTTCTGTGCCATGTATGTTTTCTTCTCTGGGTAAGAAAAATTACGATAAACAGGCAGCATTAAAGCAGGAGAATGCCATTGATGTGCTTGCCAGGAATGGCGTCGATGTATTGTGGAGGGATAATAACTCCGACTCCAAAGGCGTTGCCTTAAGAGTTAAATATCAAAACTTCCAGTCCACAACATTGAACCCAGTCTGCGATCCAGAGTGCAGGGACATCGGCATGCTGGATGGCCTTGATAAACATATTCAATCTAAGAATGATAAAGACATTTTGATCGTGCTGCATCAAATGGGAAACCATGGCCCTGAGTACTTCAGAAGATACCCCGCTGCCTTTGAGAAATTTAGCCCGGTTTGTAAATCCAAAGAGCTAAAAGATTGCACCAAACAGGAAATAGACAATTCTTACGACAATGCAATTCTCTATACAGATTACTTTTTGTCAGAGGTCATCAAGTTTTTAAAACCCTATGAAGAAAATTATGATGTTGGGATGATGTATATCGCGGACCATGGTGAGTCGCTCGGAGAATACGGGATGTATCTGCATGCAGCACCGGTGATGATTGCACCCAAAGAGCAAACTAAAATTCCACTGATAGTTTGGACTGGCAACTCATCTGCCTTTCCAGAAAACCACTTAAGGCAACATAAAAGTGCCGTGCTTAGCCATGATGATGTCTTCTGCTCATTGTTAGTAGCGTATGATTTCCGCTCCAGTATGTGCACGCCATACATGGAGGCTGCCAGACATCTACATAACTCATTAGACCATGATGCAGTTGCGACTGATAATAAGGGAGTCTCAAGCTAA
- a CDS encoding site-specific integrase, producing the protein MIKSKLYNSTDNKFQLPLYVDQQHRVIPQDATNIPMISWPNGTWCLEANVYILELYNKGLSRRNRGGTLLTYATNISHLLRYAFYNRISLINLTDNHFCQFIKMLQAEKRKRQPELFARDSNSVIAIGRNCLEFLACVGRLYQLENFIGRNGQIKAEEKEFYIKQVSSNHFTGKGKPTRKYWTHRAFPTPDPQKKRLPIGTEAIDKIRKVILPTSSSIFLRKRRYLMLKLLEITGGRRSEVADLTCESVRIAASMPKPLLNLITIKKGSGTVAHRMIPIASHDAKFLLEFIEKNRRSVIRATCGFKEDDGYVLISERTGKQLRSNTITQEISILSKAAGIVEKCCPHMFRHRFITKLFVALIEQHEFDNPNSFRRALLEVESIKQIVQQFTGHSNLASLDVYINLAFEEVTNFKNTLNVVNTKRIVKSFQNTLKQLSGELNSGASPTEILVQIQKYLDAFEDDLNTCHITEAT; encoded by the coding sequence ATGATTAAATCTAAGCTTTATAACAGCACAGACAATAAATTTCAGCTTCCCTTATATGTTGATCAGCAACATCGAGTTATCCCCCAAGATGCAACAAATATTCCAATGATATCTTGGCCTAACGGGACGTGGTGTCTTGAGGCTAACGTTTATATATTAGAACTTTACAATAAAGGGCTCTCTAGAAGAAATCGCGGCGGGACCCTGCTCACTTACGCTACCAATATAAGTCATCTTTTAAGATATGCTTTTTACAACAGAATTTCATTGATAAACCTGACAGATAATCACTTCTGCCAATTTATCAAAATGCTACAAGCTGAAAAAAGAAAGCGTCAGCCAGAATTATTTGCACGAGACTCAAATTCGGTAATCGCTATCGGCCGTAATTGTCTCGAGTTTTTAGCATGTGTAGGAAGGCTTTATCAACTTGAGAACTTCATCGGTCGCAATGGTCAAATTAAAGCCGAGGAAAAAGAGTTTTATATTAAACAAGTCAGCTCTAATCATTTCACCGGAAAAGGAAAGCCAACAAGGAAATATTGGACTCATCGCGCATTTCCTACTCCAGACCCTCAAAAAAAGCGGCTACCTATTGGAACAGAAGCTATTGATAAAATTAGAAAGGTGATACTTCCAACAAGCTCATCCATATTCTTACGGAAGAGACGCTACCTCATGTTGAAGCTTTTAGAAATCACTGGCGGTCGCCGTTCAGAGGTTGCTGACTTAACTTGTGAAAGTGTTCGTATCGCTGCAAGCATGCCTAAACCACTACTGAATCTAATTACTATAAAAAAAGGAAGCGGCACTGTAGCGCATAGAATGATTCCAATTGCTAGTCATGATGCGAAATTTTTACTTGAGTTCATAGAAAAAAATAGGCGCAGTGTTATACGTGCAACTTGTGGATTCAAAGAAGATGATGGATATGTGTTAATCAGTGAAAGAACGGGAAAGCAACTCCGTTCAAACACCATAACTCAGGAAATCTCAATACTTTCAAAAGCAGCTGGTATAGTAGAAAAATGTTGCCCTCATATGTTTCGCCATAGATTTATTACCAAATTATTTGTGGCGTTAATTGAACAACATGAGTTTGATAACCCTAATAGCTTTAGACGCGCTCTACTTGAAGTTGAATCTATTAAACAAATTGTTCAACAATTTACCGGCCATTCAAATCTTGCTTCACTCGATGTTTACATAAATCTCGCATTTGAAGAAGTTACAAACTTCAAAAATACATTGAATGTAGTCAATACCAAAAGAATTGTTAAGTCATTTCAGAACACTTTAAAACAACTCTCAGGAGAGCTTAATTCTGGAGCATCACCAACTGAAATATTGGTACAGATACAAAAATATTTGGATGCTTTTGAAGATGACCTAAATACTTGCCACATCACTGAAGCTACATAA
- a CDS encoding SulP family inorganic anion transporter, which translates to MLTSRLQHSKFDEIKINLLSGLTVALAMVPEAIAFALIAHVSPLTGLYAAVIVSFITSAFGGRPGMISGATGALAVVMVALVAQHGVQYLFATIVLMGLLQILFAVAKLGKFIRMVPHPVMLGFVNGLAIVIFLAQFGHFKTTNSDGSVTWMTGTPLYIMIGLIAVTMAIIYLLPKFTKAIPSTLAAIIAVTVSVIYFGLDTKTVGDLGSIAGGLPSFQIPDVPWSLETLYIILPYALILAAVGLIETLLTLNLIDEMTDTRGRPNKESMAQGIANVVTAFFGGMGGCAMIGQSMININNGALKRLSGIATSAFLLSFILFASKWIEMIPLAALIGVMFVVAEKTFEWGTLNLFGKVPKQDVFVGLLVGGVTIVADLAIAVIAGVIVSALVFAWEHAKQIAVHVEIDQQGQKIYSLNGTLFFASIANFQSLFSIADDPEQVVIDFKNARVVDHSALVAIDGLASKYRAAGKKLQLRHLSKDCYDLLVNAKDMIEINLLEDPKYRVSDDKLA; encoded by the coding sequence ATGTTGACTTCAAGATTACAACACTCAAAATTCGATGAAATTAAAATCAATTTGCTGAGCGGATTGACCGTTGCATTGGCGATGGTGCCTGAAGCCATCGCATTTGCGCTTATCGCCCATGTTTCACCTTTAACTGGCCTATACGCCGCTGTAATAGTTTCTTTTATAACTTCTGCCTTTGGTGGACGTCCAGGCATGATTTCTGGCGCGACCGGCGCGCTTGCCGTAGTTATGGTGGCATTAGTCGCCCAGCATGGTGTGCAATATTTGTTTGCCACCATTGTGCTGATGGGTTTATTGCAAATATTGTTCGCCGTTGCAAAGCTTGGTAAGTTCATTCGCATGGTGCCACATCCAGTGATGTTAGGTTTTGTGAATGGGCTAGCGATTGTGATTTTCTTAGCCCAATTTGGTCATTTCAAAACTACAAACTCAGATGGTTCAGTCACCTGGATGACTGGCACTCCGCTGTATATCATGATTGGTCTGATTGCAGTGACCATGGCGATTATTTATCTATTGCCAAAATTTACTAAGGCTATCCCTTCAACATTAGCAGCTATTATTGCCGTTACTGTGAGTGTGATTTATTTTGGACTGGATACTAAAACAGTGGGAGATCTCGGTTCTATCGCAGGTGGATTACCAAGCTTTCAGATTCCAGATGTGCCGTGGAGTCTAGAAACGCTGTATATCATCTTGCCTTATGCACTGATTCTTGCTGCCGTGGGTTTAATTGAAACCCTCCTCACTTTGAACCTGATTGATGAAATGACGGATACGCGTGGTCGTCCCAACAAAGAATCTATGGCACAGGGCATTGCAAATGTAGTGACTGCTTTCTTTGGTGGAATGGGGGGGTGCGCAATGATTGGGCAGAGTATGATTAACATTAACAATGGGGCCTTGAAGCGACTGTCTGGGATTGCCACCTCAGCATTTCTACTTTCTTTCATTTTGTTTGCATCCAAATGGATTGAAATGATTCCATTAGCTGCTTTAATCGGTGTGATGTTTGTGGTGGCTGAAAAAACTTTTGAATGGGGAACGCTTAATCTTTTCGGCAAGGTACCTAAGCAAGATGTCTTTGTTGGTTTATTGGTGGGTGGTGTAACAATTGTTGCCGATTTAGCTATTGCAGTGATTGCTGGTGTGATTGTGTCAGCGCTAGTATTTGCCTGGGAACACGCCAAACAAATTGCGGTACATGTTGAAATAGATCAGCAGGGTCAGAAAATCTATTCACTCAATGGGACGTTGTTCTTTGCTTCTATCGCCAATTTTCAATCTTTATTCAGTATCGCGGATGATCCAGAACAAGTGGTAATTGATTTCAAAAATGCTAGAGTTGTAGACCATTCAGCATTGGTTGCCATTGACGGTTTGGCCTCAAAATATAGAGCCGCAGGTAAGAAACTGCAGTTAAGACATTTGAGTAAGGATTGTTATGATTTACTAGTCAATGCTAAAGACATGATTGAAATCAATTTGCTTGAAGATCCCAAATATAGAGTATCAGATGACAAACTAGCTTAA
- a CDS encoding accessory factor UbiK family protein, whose translation MLISNEKIQELSLKIKQLIESSPISELNNNLHALIQGAITKMELVTREEFDIQSALLARTQQQLKRLEEKISQLEEAQASRK comes from the coding sequence ATGCTGATTTCAAATGAAAAAATTCAGGAATTATCTTTAAAAATCAAACAACTAATCGAATCAAGCCCCATTTCAGAGCTAAATAACAACCTGCATGCACTAATTCAGGGCGCAATCACCAAAATGGAACTTGTTACGCGTGAAGAATTCGATATCCAATCGGCATTATTAGCGCGCACGCAGCAGCAATTAAAACGACTTGAAGAAAAAATCAGTCAGCTGGAAGAAGCGCAGGCATCCAGAAAGTAA